GCACTTCAGAGGgtaaaaaaatcattggacatacaggataataataataataatgtgcaaTAAAACATATACTAATTCTATTTATTATGCACTTAGTCCaatgtctttttaattattacgTTAAGTTACTGTGTTGTTGTCCTGTTGTGCTGTGTGTAGTGCCAACATGGGACCCGttttcattgtactattgtagTAGGTAaaactgtgcaatgacaataaaaagttaACTCTCATAAGTCAGCATGATGAAAAACACACTGTCTACTCTACACACCTCCTTATGTAACAAATGATGAAGTGACGTGGTTACCTGAGCATGTGAGATCCACAGTGGAGGAAGAGTTTACTGATATTACATGCTCCCTCAGAGGAAATCCACTCCGAACAAAGTCAGTTTGTATCCTCCACACAGGTCTGTCTGAGGACTTCCTATGTTCTATAGCAAGAGCAGAGCCACAGTCCAGCTGTTTACAGGCAAcagctgcttccctcagggCCCAATCATATCCCCCCACTGGTCTCCACTCTCCTATTTTCGCttccagtgtacctgcacagcGACTGGCTCCTCCCACTAACCTGATAGGCTCTGAACAGAAAGCAGAGAgtcataaataaaaaatgaactgaGTTTGAAGCAAATCGAAGCTGCAGCTGCTCTTCTACCTGAGCAGGTGAGTCCAACAGCTTTTCCTGGTGAGCAGCTGTTTCTAGTAGAGCTTGAGCTCCTACAGTCCAGGAGAGTAGACTCATGGCCTTcacactggaactctttgcTCCACACTGGAGCCCCCACGTCTCCATAGAGCGCCCCCTGGAGGGCTGAGGGAGGCCCGCAGCCAAGCTCCCTACAAACCACCTCTGCATCCTGCTGGTCAAAATCAGCTTCACACACGGAGGTCCAGCTCTGCTTGGACTGGTCAGATGGGTTGTAGTTGACCTCCAGTCTGCCTGAACACAGACTGGGCCCATTCAGCAGCCTCACAGAGTCTGAAGAGATCAGAGAAGATCCAACAGACAGAGATCAGAGACAGCAGACACGAGAAGAAGAGGTCAGCAAACAACTTTTCACTGATTCAAAGTCTACTCAgcacaactccaacatcatttcATCATTAACATCAGAACACACACATGTTACTGACACACACAGTTCATACTCATATATGTCATCAAATGCAGACAAACTCCAAGACATTCACTGAGCGTTAATGACACTAGGAGCAGCAGAATACAGCAGGTTACCCAATCTGAACAAAAGATGGAAACTTGACAGGGAAACACAGAGATATGAGGAGAGCAGAAAGTAGTGAAGAGACACTGAAAGCTAACTAAGTAAATGACTGGCCTTTCCTGTCTTAAGGCCCTTATATTATCAGAACTCTCCAAAAGACCACTTGCATCCAGACTAGGGCATACTTGTGGCCTTTTTACTCACCATGTGTTTTACACCccatctgcatttaattatgagACACCCCAAAAGGTTCATTCTGTTCATCTAGACCAGAGGtatcgaactccaggcctcgagggccagtgtcctgcaggttttagatatgaccctgggtcaacagacctgaatcaaatgattagttcattaccaagctcctggagaacttcaagacatgttgaggaggtgatTTAGCCATTTCAATCAGCAGTGTTGGATCAagcacacatctaaaacctgcaggacaccggccctccagGCATGGAGTTCAACACTTAGACGTAGCACTTTCAGTGGAAGAAATTTTGTCACTCATCAAACTGACTTCAATCTCAGCTGACGGATGAGACTGATGAAGGCAATTGAGATTAACATACCTGGATGGttaagcatgcatcaagacataattATGAGATACTACTGTTCTATCAGAGGTTCTTCTTGTTAACAGGGAgtttctctttccctctctcaccAAGCACTTGCTCATAGTTGATTGTCagattttttgcattttctctgtattattgtaaggtctttacctacaatataaagtgccttgaggtatTTGGCGCtaaataactgaaactaaattGAAGGGAATTTAAATACACAAGCAGctaattagagaaaaaaaatcattgggCAGGAAAGGCCATCACTAAAGCACGAAAGGTTAGCAATAGATGGAGCTCGGAGGATAATAGTTGTCTGTAGTGCTCAGAGCAAAGTCAGCCATAATTTTATGCATGATATgaatttaaattcagtttaacTCAGGGAggtgcagccatctgctgcaaccaggtggAGGTGAAGGGAGGAAGACAGGGccaaagacacgctgtggaagagagccagagattaggAATATTTTCAGAGAACTATTAGGTAATAAGAATGTTTCCTTAGATTTGCCTAAGTATTTTTATAAGGAAAATAAGATTATAAAGGACATGAATGAAGTGGTAAATGAATTCAATtccttttttgtaaatattggccCTAATTTGGCGAATCTAATTAGAAAACATGATAAGTTGGAACAAAAGGATGATTGGAAAGGTGAAAGCAGAGTAGTTAAGTCTATATTTTTAGCTGAtatcactgaaaaagaaattgtAGCAATTTTAAACAAGACTAAAAATAAGACATCTACTGATTGCGATGGTTTAGATATGGTTATAGTTAAAAAGACATTGGACTGTATAATTACTCCTCTTTGTTATCTTTTCAATCTTTCATTCCACACTGGCGTATTTCCTGACAGAATGAAAGTGGCAAAAGTGATACCTTTGTATAAAAAGGGAGATAAACATAGTTTTAATAATTATAGGCCAGTGTcacttctgtcacagttttctAAAGTACTGGAAAAACTGTTTGTGGAAAGACTTGAGAGCTTTATTGAAAAACATCACTAAGTCAAAATCAATATGGATTTCGGAAAAATAGATCAACGGCATTAGCACGGATGACTACTACTGACGATATTTCATGTGCaacagataataataaatatacaataggagtatttattgacttaaaaaaagcttttgataCGCTGCAACATTCTATTTTGATTTCTAAGCTTAATACTTATGGGGTGAGAGGAATTGCATTAAATTGGTTAAGTAGTTATTTAGAAAATAGGACCCAGTATGTGCATTATTTAGGCAATTCCTCTGAAAGACTGAAAATTGAATGTGGGGTTCCTCAAGGGTCTGTTTTGGGACcaaaactttttaatttatatataaatgatatttgcgATGTGTCCAAAATGTTAAATTTCGttttgtttgcagatgatacaaaTTTTTATTGTGCTGGGGATAAATTGAAAGAATTGGCTGAATCAATGGTTTCTGAAAtggaaaaacttaaaaaatggTTTGATGTAAACAAATTATCTTTGAACTTGACAAAAACGAAATTTATGATTTTTGGAAATTGGGTAAAAGAGGATGAAGTAATTCTGTCCATTGATGGAGTTCCGATTGAGAGAGTTACTGAACTCCGTTTTTGGGGGGTAGTATTGGATGATAAATTAAAATGGAAATCTCATATTGAACATGTTAGAAAAAagatggttaaaaatatttatattctgGGTAATGTCAGAGATATACTAGATTATAAGGCaatgcatattttatatttctcatTAATTTTCCCCTATCTCAGTTATTGTGCTGAAGTGTGGGGGAATACATATGCGACTTATATACATCCTCTATATTTGTTACAGAAGAAAGTGGTACGAATGGTTCATAATGTTAAATATAGAGAACATACAAATAAATTGTTTATAAAATCGAAATTGTTGAAATTTGAAGACTTAGTGAAATTACAGACATTATTATTCATGTGCAAGGCAAAAAATAATACATTACCTCTTAAGTTACAAAGCTTGTTTGTATTGTGTTCAGGAAGTGGGGACAGTAGGAGGAAGTTTGACTTTAAGCATAAGTTTGCTAAGACCACACAAAGGCAAATGTGTCCGACAGTCAAAGGCATAAGAATATGGAATTCTCTCGAAGATAATCTTAAGAGTTGTACAAACATGCAccgttttaaaatgtgttacatatttaaaaggataaatcaatatgaagaacATGAAAGTAATTTGGGCTAAacgtggaagaaaaaaaaagaaaaaaaaattctcattgCCATTTAATGCTGTATATTGCTGATTATTTTGATTTGTTGTTTAGTTTTGCAGTGTTACAAAAAGTTGCATGTTAgagggttttttgggggttatTGGTGCCCTCTTGTAATAATATTTGGATTGCAGATAGGGGGCAGGTGCTAACAAGAAtttattcttcttcctgctcctttccACCCATGGGTGCAGTGTCATATTAAGGGAAGGAGGTTATGTAtgtaggaaaagaaaaactgttgaaccatgtgtggaataaataaaggaatgaaatgaaatgaattaaCATGCACAGACAAACAACaactgtagcttttcaactatttttttttttaccaggttGTGTTATTGTCTGCAAGAAGCGCTGTGGAGTATATTTAAGGACATGTATGAAGTGAGCATGCTTCTTACTCACAGTTCTAATTACATGATGaaaatccaattttatttataaagcactttaaaataccaCAGGACCAACGTGCTGTACAGAAAGTAAGTTAAAAACAATAGAAAGCAGAACAGAAAGAagcaaaaatacataaaaactcaaaataataatgcacaaatatgaaaagaaaCTAAAGAGTTAAGTCAAGCTAGGATGTAGAAACAGGAGTAGTTATCAAACAGAACCTTTGCTGTTTGCTTCACCAACCTCTATCAATCATTAGATGATGTCACAGACTGGTGACATCGTCTAATATCACCAGTCTGGCTTACCTGAACAGGTGAGCTCCAGAACTGAAGAAGCGTTCCATGACATTACACATCTTCGCGAATCATAATCAAAAGGTCGACATCCAACTATGACTAGCCACAAAGATTGGGATGACACCTGTCTCTTTCGTAAAGAAACAGCAGAGCCACAGTTCAGGTCTTGACAGAAAGCATCTGCTTCCTTCATTTCAAAGTAGTCCACTACATCTCCACTAGTAGCTCGTCTCCATTCTCCCTGATGCTTCAGCTCCAGTGTGCCTGCACAGCGACTGGCTCCTCCCACCAACCTCACAAACTCTGAATAGAAAGCAGAGAGTTTCAGTAAAGAGGGGAAATTCCTCGTGAAATTTTCTAGTGAGTTTGATTTTGgtactattttttatttttctgtttacctGTTGAATTGTGTTTTACTTCAGCCTGGAGTCCTGAGGAGAAAATGAGAGAAGAAccatcattttgtgttttttttctcttggctGCGTCACCTGCCTCATCTGCAAATCTCAAAGCCTCTTAACTTTGTCTCAAAACCTCTTGGAAAAGTACAAtaatatcaaaaaaaaaaaagaatctaaaTCATACGAttccctatgaacaagcacatGATGACAGTGGGGATGAAAAACTCCCTCTtgaaaggaagaaacctctgttGAATAGATAGTATGAAGAGAAAGCTTAATGGGACTCTGATTAAGTACGGTTAAATGAAAGCACATGGgactaaagaagaaaaaaaaacataactagTAGTAGCAGTCTGTAAAGTCTTTTTTAGGGACTTTTTTGAATAGATATTTAGTAGTGAGACAATCAGTGACTCAAACAGTTATTGATCGCCTCGGTGTTTGCACAGTGGCATCAAAGCAGAATGTTCTCAGCCCCTGATAAGTTATGTGCAGCAGGCCACCAGGTAAAGTGTCATTCTGCAGCGACAGTGCATCAATCAGGGAGGATTTCTTGGATCAGATCAGGAAACCTCCCTGTTTGAAACTCTAAATGTTGAATGACAGCAGCAGGTAAACGTAACTCAGGAATGTCAGTGAAGCAGCTTCAGGATTTTAAAATACACCAGAAAGACAAAACAGGAATACGATGACCAGTTTAACCATTTCCAAGGCACAGACTCTTCTAGTTTAAAGACTGTGGAATGCATGCTAATGTTATTACTAGATGTGGTGAACTGTTTGTAGGGTTTGGTACTGCAGTTGCACTTTCATTGGTATTTTATTGTTCTTTCAAATCACTTAAACCGCTGCTGTGTCAGCTTGGGGTCGTATTCTTATTGGTTCCTGTTAAATAAACCCACAAACTAAAGTAATTCTGCAGAAAGATGACAACTGTGGCTCTTAAATGATTGCAGTAGAatagttaataaagttttaaagcATGTGAGGCTGCAGGTCAAAGTGTCTGTAAACAGATTAAAAactgacttttgttttttgacgTCTGAACGATTCTAAATTGAAGCTGTTGAAGTGTCACAGTGCAGTTTTTTCTTTCACTGATCCTTTTAtatgatgcatgtgtgtgtcgtGGTGATGTTAGTGTCCTACCTGAGCTCcacagcatcagcagcagcaggggaTTCATGTCGATGTCGACGGCTCTCTGCTCTGATCATCACATGTACTTTACTTTTATACCTGACACAGGAGGAGGCGGAGCTTCACGCCTCTCTGTCTGGTTTCGATTAATCGGTGTCATTTCACAGACTCTTGGGGACACATTGACCTTTTCCTGTCAGCCATGTTTCCAGTGTGAGCAGTGGATCAGACAGTTTTTATACTGGTGTCCACTCTCAGACCAgttctatgggctcaaaatgtggtcataaatattttgtacttgtaaatcaggatttgtatgtgtaaaaggatttgtgtgtggacttagccaaaaaaaaaaaccctgcaagttacaagtacgaattttgaccctatttttcttcctgtcatctgattggtcaatgtcatgtcaatcacaaatgtaacaatccaatcagagaacagatgggtttggctgtcggaggggcgcttttttgaactgcaagtccttgaagggtaatacagtttgaagctggaggatctctatataaatatccgatagcagctaggtccactaactttcagcagctgttgaaaggataaagttgtggtatgtcagtggttagaaataccattattactttaggattagtttaacacaaagtcagggctgacccgggaccattgctgtgagtcacagtgcgcagcataaaggtcctttcacatcggacgcaggatgtgctgctaatgctaactgctaactaaaagcaaaggatccagaatttgttgcgctggctgctgagctctgtgggtttttgcagcagctctacctgtactagatgcacctgctccttgtcgtttctatctctgactttatgtcctctacaagagtttctgtttattttgctagttcttcaaatgttcaataaaaatgtatgctaattcataacgaagaaagctttgtagtgaacactgtcatttccaaaacccTGCCCCCCCCCCGCGGTCCGCaacgctgttgaaaaggctgtggaagtccctgtattaagcacgtagacctgtgacacaaaaatcaccaaacttggacgaccacagactgttttccttcgtggtgatgaaggaaaacgctgggttggcatgtaaaagggcatttattcccttcaaagacctgcagttcaaaaaagtgcccctccgacagccaaacacatctgttctctgattggattgtaacatttgtgattgacatgacattgaccaatcagatgaaaggaagaaaaatagggtcaaaattcgtacttgtaacttgcaggggttttttttggctaagtccacacacaaatgttttttacacacacaaattctttttacacatacaaatcctgatttacaagtacaaaatatttatgaccagattttgagcccatacagtTCACTCCCAGTTTGTCTCTGAATACAGGAGTCTGCTGCTGTGACTAGACTGCAGGCCAGAAGCTGCATATCTGGGCTGATCTGACTGGTGTTGGG
The sequence above is a segment of the Oreochromis aureus strain Israel breed Guangdong linkage group 3, ZZ_aureus, whole genome shotgun sequence genome. Coding sequences within it:
- the LOC116314140 gene encoding scavenger receptor cysteine-rich type 1 protein M130-like, with protein sequence MNPLLLLMLWSSGLQAEVKHNSTEFVRLVGGASRCAGTLELKHQGEWRRATSGDVVDYFEMKEADAFCQDLNCGSAVSLRKRQVSSQSLWLVIVGCRPFDYDSRRCVMSWNASSVLELTCSDSVRLLNGPSLCSGRLEVNYNPSDQSKQSWTSVCEADFDQQDAEVVCRELGCGPPSALQGALYGDVGAPVWSKEFQCEGHESTLLDCRSSSSTRNSCSPGKAVGLTCSEPIRLVGGASRCAGTLEAKIGEWRPVGGYDWALREAAVACKQLDCGSALAIEHRKSSDRPVWRIQTDFVRSGFPLREHVISVNSSSTVDLTCSDSVRLLNGTSLCSGRLEVNYNQSNQSKQSWTSVCEADFDQQDAEVVCRELGCGPPSALQGALYGDVGAPVWSKEFQCEGHESTLLDCRSSSSTRNSCSPGKAVGLTCSEPIRLVGGASHCAGTLEMKLGEWRPVHTMARTLKEPAVFCKHLDCGSDVSVKKRESSNTPVWIHRLFCEPSYFSMMGCLQSPTIISESFTPGSVLELTCSGKQGAGAGQMGE